The nucleotide sequence ATAtgaatcttcttctttctctattGTCTTGTCCACCAGTCTATAGTCATATAGAAGTGAAGATTTAGAAGGAAATGAAGGGTCCATCCATTTATCTTCCTTCTCTAAATTTGTAAGGATATGAGAGTCATGTTTGGTTACGGATCAAAGAGTTAAAACTCACAGAGATCTAATTGATGAAGCAGTAATCGATATAGGATGATAACATAGCACTGTTTGATGATTTCTCTTATAACATTTTTTCCTCAAGACAATCTATATCTCGCTTATCGGAACAGCTGCATCAGTTGCACATATTTTTGACCGTGAACCTGCAGATGATAATATGAGTCTATCATTGAGCCTTTCATACTAGGTTAAAATGTAATGTTTTTTTCCTATATGACTTGTAAATCTGGATAGATTTTAATTACAAGCATCATAtcgatttcttttttcttttttagatatatctaattagttCAGTGTCTGACAATTATTCAtggtttttcttcttttaatctGTTTCTTTTAAAATGTGTAGCCTTGTTCTTATCAAATAGTTTATTGAAAAAGTCACAGTAAAGGAAGAATATGTCAGTGATCCTTTATGAATGATTTTGATATATGCCTGTGGCAGGTAGGCACATAGATGATATACTTTGCTGAATGGTCGAATACCAACAAGTAACCGCTTTTTTTCCTTATGGAACAGGTAACTATGGATTCAAGACTAAACTTTTTACTACTTGTGCTGGTAATCAGCTTTGTCTCTACAAATGCCAGGAGTTTGGTCACCTTAGATGACTTTGGTAAGTTGTTAATAGTTTATCTACGTGAACTTGAAAAGTACAATATTTGTACATTAAGGGACCCTTTTTAGTTGGCTGTCTTCTTCTTTAAGGTGCCCCTTATCTGTTATTTTTCTGGTTCATTCTTTCAAGTAATTTAGGTAACCGTTATGGCTAGTAAATTTTCACTATATTATAGAACACAGTATAAGGATATATATAAGATCTAAGCTTATGTGGTTTCATTAACCTGACTTGTGGTAACTTCTTTGTTCACTTAATTCTTATAATCAGTGAGATATTACATGTGGGTTATTGCAATTGTTTACTATAGTGCACAATCTCCAAGCAGATTTGATGACTAGTTGATTCAATAAGGATTACATTAATTGTGTCTAtgagtaataaaaaaattacataaaagaATATGCCCTACCTTTTGCAACTAACGTGTAAATTCATGTCAGTTACAAGTTGTAGATAAGTACTTTAAACAAGATAAGATCTTTAAATCATTCaaatttatagttttatttataTTCTATGTGCTTCTTGATAGGAGTGTAGATATACTGAATAATAAGTTAGAAGTTATAAAACATATTACATATATGATGTaacaattttataattatttagatcttttacGTGGGTCTTTTCTCACCATTAGTTGTTGCATTGTTTGACAATCTTCTATGGGCTTGTACCAGAGATTAAATTAGCATTCTAATAATTGTCAAATACTCCAAGATGTAGTCAGTCTTTGTTGTGCCAAACAAAATCTCTTTGTGTACACCTGCAAACTATCATACTCCAAGATGTGGTCAGTCTTTGTTGTGCCAAACAAAATCTCTGTGTACACCTGCAAACTATCATACATCTTATATCTTATATCATGGATGGACATTCTAATTCTTATTCGTTTGATGTATTTCTCCTTAATTCATCAGTATTCTATTCTCTGTTAAGTTTTAATATTTCTGTTGTTGCATCACCAGCTATATCTAAAAGATATACATGACTTTTAAATTATCCCGAAAGACCTTTTTGTTACACATTGATTGGACTAATGACGATATTGTGGTATATGCATTAATATCTCAAAAGTTCGATGttcatattttcataattttttgatTCCACAATTTATTCCAGAATTATGATGTAGTTTTTATCTTCCCTTCCGTTTctttaaaaacataataatatatCACTAGTCTCTGTCATTCTATCAAATtatttgatcataatttttgcatgtTATCCTTCTACTGAGAAGGGAGTCATTTAGTTATAATTTTATCattcttattcatattaaaaactTTGATAATTCATCGTAAGATTTCGAACTCAATCCCATCTTCACCATCTACCttttacaaaaaagaaaaaaaaatcttctacATATTAAATCAGTAATTTTAAAAGATTTTAACTAATTTAGTTTACTTGggcaatataatttatttatgtaATCCATATCATTTGAAGTGGATTGGATAAATCAGTCCAAATCCACTTCCTACCGGATGGAGGTGGAAATGCTTATGTAAGCGTATGTCCCTCATTCAATTTATTCATATATGAGTATCCTAGACCCTAATATATCTCAATCATGTAAATTCTCAATACTACTAGAAGGAAAAATGTCATTTCATTACTTTTTCTACATTCAAATTTTCTGGTTCTTCCTTAATTCCCCATTATCCACAAATAAGATTCATGGGTTCAAcatattttcttaattattttcaCTTATATATTTGATTCATTTAGTATGCACTTCTTCCCTTTAAAACTCTGTATATCCGTAGTAAACGAATATGGATGAAGAATATGGTATCCATCCGACAATCCATTTCCAAGTTTGTGTTTGCTGATTAAAAGTGGTTATATGTATTGTTTTTCCAACATCCGGTCTGTATCCAATCCGATTTCACCCCTTTGGTTATTACATATCATACTTATAATTCAACTTCACAGTACAAAGAAAGATGTAAAGTAATGAAAATTACTTGgttttttaaagtatattttgtcaTTTCATCCCATGAATTGGGTATCTTTTTGCACAGTTGATAAATAAATGGATTGGGTgatctttttgcatatttgattaaGATTATCTGTATTTTTTTAGTTGTGCAGATGGATAACAAGGTACAGAATGAAAGTAACATTGGCAGGAATGAACAATTTTGCACACTGTGTGAAGAGTATACTTCCCAGGTTATAAACTATCTTGGTGAAAATGAGACTCAAGCACATATTATTAGTACACTTCACAAAGCATGTTCCCAAATGCATTTTCTCAAACAACAGGTATGGTATGTCTACCTTCTTGTATGAAAAACTAGCAAACTTCTAATAGGTTTTAGACAAGGATGATGAACTCTTGTGCCTCGGTTACATCCGAAATGATTTTTTGGCAGTGTATTTCGTTGGTTGATCACTATGCGCCATTGTTTTTCTTGGAACTTTCCACAATAACACCAGAGCAGTTATGTGAAAAAGCGAATCTGTGTGGGGAGACTGTGCTGGTGAATCTGCCAAAGAGTTCTGATTTCTGCACCCTTTGCCATAATATTGTCAAGGAGATTCTTACCAAACTAGAAGATCCTGATACTCAGGTACTGAAATCCTTTGCATCACGAGGTTCTCGATTGCTCTATAACATATTTGACCACATATTTCCCCTGAATCATGAGCTGTTTCTCTACCAAGTTGGGGTATGATCTGCTGTGTTAATCATCGAACAATTCATTTCACTGATATCTGCGCATCATTTCTGCTCTGTTAATGTTATATGTCAGAATCTATGGATCTTGTTAATTCTTGTATCGATTGGTTATCCATATTTATCATATTAGACAAACTGCTGAACATAAATTAAATGTAACTTTGCAACTTTTTCAGCTCGAGGTGATCAAGATGCTAATGAAGGGCTGCGAGGAAGTTGGGAGTTATGTTCAACAGGTGAGCTTTCTAATGTCTATCTCCTATTATCTGACATTTCATCTGAGATGACATGTGTAACGGATTTCCTTGTATGGACAATGTTTCATGTCATCTCTTAGGACTGGGTGACATGTTTCTCATTCATTTAGGTTTTTTATCTCTAGATAGAAGTTTCTCTCTTTCATCTGAATTCAGTTCTATCAATAAACAGGATTTAAATGTGTGTCGTTTGCCTTTTCAGTGCAAGAAACTGGTATTGCAATATGTCCCACCAATCCTGATCAATGCCGAGAAATTTCTTGAGACAACTGATGTCTGCACTGCCATCTATGCATGCAAGAACAGTGAAGATCACATCACATCCACACTTGCTGATATGTGAACTATGAAAGCAAAGAGGCCTGAGGGAATTGGCTGCAAATAAGCATTGTAATCACCGTAGTTGTGCAATGAACTGTACCTTCAACAAACATTTCAgatctaagaaaaaaaatttggatAATTATACAACAGTGTATCTTGATCCATGGCCATCAGATTGGGCGCTTGTAACACTTGATTTCTCATGTATTCTGCTGCTcaacttctctttctctttcttcatATTATGTATATGATTAGATAGATATCATCAATGAAATTGTGTTTACTCCAGACTTGATTCTTCTGATGGAATCCTTGCCCTTTGCATTTTGGTTATCAGTTTGGTATGATACTTGATTGGTTGGTACACAGAGATTGTATTTAGCACACAGAATTTACCGGTAATagtttatatatatgataattttttcaaGCAAATGTTGAAGAGAATTAGCTAAAGACAGTGTTCTGCATCCTCAGTGCAAATATTGCACTGATTTGCGTCAGGATCATGTGT is from Musa acuminata AAA Group cultivar baxijiao chromosome BXJ3-8, Cavendish_Baxijiao_AAA, whole genome shotgun sequence and encodes:
- the LOC135584712 gene encoding uncharacterized protein LOC135584712 isoform X2 yields the protein MDSRLNFLLLVLVISFVSTNARSLVTLDDFVVQMDNKVQNESNIGRNEQFCTLCEEYTSQVINYLGENETQAHIISTLHKACSQMHFLKQQCISLVDHYAPLFFLELSTITPEQLCEKANLCGETVLVNLPKSSDFCTLCHNIVKEILTKLEDPDTQLEVIKMLMKGCEEVGSYVQQCKKLVLQYVPPILINAEKFLETTDVCTAIYACKNSEDHITSTLADM
- the LOC135584712 gene encoding uncharacterized protein LOC135584712 isoform X1; translated protein: MEQVTMDSRLNFLLLVLVISFVSTNARSLVTLDDFVVQMDNKVQNESNIGRNEQFCTLCEEYTSQVINYLGENETQAHIISTLHKACSQMHFLKQQCISLVDHYAPLFFLELSTITPEQLCEKANLCGETVLVNLPKSSDFCTLCHNIVKEILTKLEDPDTQLEVIKMLMKGCEEVGSYVQQCKKLVLQYVPPILINAEKFLETTDVCTAIYACKNSEDHITSTLADM